The following coding sequences lie in one Marinobacter sp. ANT_B65 genomic window:
- the tssL gene encoding type VI secretion system protein TssL, long form: MNDSTVLKPRPGARQAPGPAAQAAPYSADETVIATPAKNASGFSRFKLPQTRLGPVCDQASKLLSLAVRLPTAELVDDVAELRRRCVELVREYQTSLQADGLTPETVETASYCVCALIDEIVLNSSWGESGHWAAHSLLSEFHSQTWSGAYFFDLVAAARRTANTDVLMLQYLCLSLGFKGKYRVEARGQEELDTLRDCLYHEICAARGSLGTPFEKSWEQKVLTGPGVTLGVPVWVGAAIASMILLVFYMAFSQRLDSIAEPVLANMATLAVPEVRVPTGQVGPGQGDYLRRVLQTEIDKGLVTLNDSDGGRITLSIGNESLFESGAAVLREDVLPLMNKIARALESTEGTVMVTGHTDSQPIATSQYPSNWHLSLARATAVSDELASSANLQGRLWPEGRGDTEPRFDNATSEDRARNRRVEISLVPEALND; this comes from the coding sequence ATGAATGACAGCACCGTCCTCAAACCGCGGCCAGGCGCCCGCCAGGCGCCTGGCCCAGCGGCACAGGCTGCGCCTTACTCGGCAGATGAGACTGTTATAGCGACTCCGGCAAAAAATGCTTCTGGTTTTAGTCGGTTCAAGTTACCCCAGACCCGGCTGGGCCCCGTTTGTGACCAGGCGTCGAAACTGCTTTCTTTGGCGGTACGGTTGCCGACGGCAGAGCTGGTTGATGATGTTGCAGAACTTCGCAGGCGGTGTGTGGAGCTGGTTCGTGAGTACCAGACCAGCCTCCAGGCTGACGGTCTTACCCCGGAAACAGTCGAAACAGCGTCTTATTGTGTGTGCGCCCTTATTGATGAAATCGTGCTCAACAGCAGTTGGGGTGAAAGCGGGCATTGGGCAGCACATTCGCTGCTATCCGAGTTTCACTCCCAAACCTGGTCGGGTGCCTACTTTTTTGATCTGGTTGCCGCAGCGAGACGCACCGCAAATACAGATGTCCTGATGCTTCAGTACCTGTGCCTGTCACTGGGCTTTAAGGGTAAATATCGCGTTGAGGCGCGAGGGCAGGAGGAGCTGGATACGCTGAGAGACTGCCTGTACCACGAAATATGTGCCGCCCGAGGTTCTTTGGGAACGCCGTTCGAGAAGTCCTGGGAGCAGAAAGTTCTTACTGGCCCCGGGGTTACGCTAGGTGTGCCGGTATGGGTCGGCGCTGCGATCGCTTCGATGATATTGCTGGTTTTCTATATGGCCTTTTCGCAGCGGCTGGATTCCATTGCGGAGCCTGTATTGGCGAATATGGCTACTCTGGCGGTTCCGGAAGTCAGAGTGCCCACCGGTCAGGTGGGGCCCGGGCAGGGTGACTACCTGAGGCGGGTGCTCCAGACCGAGATTGACAAGGGGTTGGTCACACTCAACGACAGTGATGGCGGTCGGATTACGCTTAGTATCGGAAATGAATCCCTGTTTGAATCCGGTGCAGCTGTTCTGCGAGAAGATGTTTTGCCGCTCATGAATAAGATAGCGCGTGCTCTGGAGTCGACAGAGGGAACTGTCATGGTAACCGGGCACACTGATAGCCAGCCCATTGCTACCAGCCAATATCCTTCTAACTGGCACTTATCACTAGCCAGAGCGACTGCTGTTTCTGATGAACTTGCCAGCTCGGCGAACCTGCAAGGCAGGTTGTGGCCTGAGGGGCGTGGTGATACGGAGCCTCGTTTTGATAACGCTACCTCTGAGGATCGTGCTCGTAATCGGCGCGTTGAAATCAGCCTGGTTCCTGAAGCCCTGAACGATTGA